The DNA segment ATAGGCGTACTTTCTTCAATTCATCTTGCAGCTCTTCTACGTCTGAAATTTCCCTTTTTGCTCTTTTGGGTGCAGGTTCGGTGTTTTGCATGTATTGGCGTGAGGCATATTCCTTCATATCCTTATACAAAAGCAGGTCGCCTTTCGTCAGGCCGTAGGTTATTGGCGGATAAACGAGTATATGCCCGACCCACGTTGGCAATTTTTCGCATAAGACCCTTGTTGTTTTCATGTCGTAGCCTCTAATCATAGAAAACATGAATTTATCCTCAAATTCCATGGATATATTAGATGCAAAGACGCTGCCGTATGTGAATCTTGTTTCATATGCGTTTTTCCGCTTGTTGAATGATACAACACGGTCGAATAAATAAATCAGCATTTGGGCTTTTGCGTTCCTGTAATTCAAGTCAAGCTTTGTATAGTCCCGTGCGCAGCCTATAAAGATGTGGCGTTTGAACCGAGCGACTTCTACGGCGTTATAAAGATGCGTTTGGATTTTTGTTTGGCTTAATTTATAGTCAAAAAAAGGCTTTAATTCGTCTATTAGGAATATTCTTTCTTCGGTTTGCGTTATTAAGTTGGCGAAAATCTGCTTTGGCATGGAGGCGAAGATGAAGTTCAGGGTTTCATCATGATAAGCCTGCACTAAATTGCTGTCCTTGCCTTTTAGGCGAAGAAGCTCCTTTGCAATTGCAAGCATTAGATAAGATTTTCCAACACCATTTTGCCCGCCTATGACTAAATGGGCGTCCATTTCTGCTTTTGGGAATTTGAGCAGCGCCTCAGCTATTGCTTTTGGCGTTAAAACAAAATTGTTCTTTAACGCCTCTTCACGCATTTCGTCTATAAGCTTCTCAAAAAAGCCGAAGCTCATTTATTCACTCTTTCCCTTTGTTCCTGAATTAGGGCCATTTCAAGGAAGGACGAGCCTGTTTGCGTGTAGTTTGCAGTCAATCCAGCAAGCTCCATTTTTTGCGTAGTTTCAAAAAAGAACGCCTCAATATAGTCGCTGCTGTTTTTCTTGTAATATTCTATCCGCTCGTCAATATGCTTTACCAGCTTTTCAGGCTCTTTTGGTATTTTGATGTTTTCAGGGGTATTCCGTTTGAGCTGGACTGCATATCCATAAGCGCTTCTAAGCAGGCTTAGCACTTCTTTTTTGCGCTCGTTTGCCAAGTCCCTATTCACCCCTGCATCAATTTCCTTTTTCAAATTAAAGTAGTTTGCAAGAAGAGATGAGAAAACTTGATGGTATAGCGGTATTTGCGCTTCTTCAGCAATCATGCCGACCCCTTCAATTCCTTTAAGATTAATGCAGCTTCTTTAAGAAGCTCGCTGCCTCGTGAGAATTCCCCGCCAAGCCCCATGAACATCAAATATATCGCAAGAGAAAAGCCAGCAAGTATTATGGCAAGGGGTAAGGTAGCAATAAGTACGGTCATGAATGGGTTTTTGTCAATCATCTCTTTTGCTTCATTTTCGCTTCGCTCCATTTCTTCAGCTATTTTTTGGCCAATATCATACATAGCTAGCCATTCTTGCAGTGGTATTAGAGTGTCGTTTGCCAAGTCGGGCTTGAATACGCAGCGCTTTTCAAGTTCTGGTGCAAATTTAAGCTCATGAAGCTTTACATTCAATATCTTTTCACTTCTCAAGTCTAGTTTTGATTTGCACTTCGGGCAGTTTGAAAGAGGCTCCAACGATATGTCTGAGGTTTCGCATTTTGGGCAATATTTTACAATTATATCCCCATACCCAAGCTTATTTGCCATGTCAGTCGGGAACAACCTGCCTTCATAGTATTGCGCAAGGTAATATTTTTTGCCATTCAAAAATTCATAATTGAATAATGTAATTGGGAATCCTGTGCTTTTTTTGCCAATCAATATTGAAATTATGTCAAGGTCGGTTGGGTATTTCCCATAATATAGCCTGTAGCTTCGTGTGTGCGCCCCTGTTTTTGAAAATACCAAGAATTTGACTTTCGGGTGTATTTTACCAGCAAAAAAATAGACGCTTAATGATGCTGCTAGAATTACAAGCGAAGATAATACAACTAGCAGCATTGTATTTACATAGCTTATATCAATTCCCAATAATTCCATTATCTTCCACCTACCATAATAGGCTGCTTTGATTTGAATTCTTCAATTAATAGCTCCCTATCGCTGCCGAATATTATTCTTGTGTATAATAGTATGATTAGGTTGGTCGCAGCGATTGAAAATGCTTTTTTGCTGGTCAAGTCCCGAGTGTAGTGCTTCAGATATATTATTTTATTTACTCCTCTGATTGCATTTTTTACAAGCATTTTGTATTCAAAGGGGTTGATGTTTCCAAGCAAAGAAGCGTTGTTTAGCTGTGTTGTAATGAATTCTATGCAATCCTTTGCCATATCAGGCGATAGATTCAGCAGATTTTCCATCGCCTTTTGTATTTCTTCTTTATTTTCTTCACTTTTCATAAAAATCGCCGTTCCCCGAACGGCAGGTATTTGTTAGTGGCATTATCCAATTACATCGTGCCTGGGCGCATGAATGTAATTAGATAGAATAATGCCAGCCCGCCTATTCCAGCGATTACTATCACTGGAAGGAAGTTTCCTGCAGTTGTCAAAGCCGACCCTGCTGCGGTATTTACCGAGCTAAGGGTTGCTGATGGCGCAGTTGAATTGACCGTAGTATATGTTTGGGCTGTTATTGCCGTTCCAATCATAAGGCCAACAACTGCCACTACTATGCCCAATACAAGGGCAAATATCTGCCTCAATTCTTCACCCCCCTCATTTTCTTCAAATGAGCATGATTAAGGGAATTATCTTTTTTTGCGGTATTGCTTCAAAGGCTTTTCTATTATTACTCCCCCCTTAGTAATGTAGTAAATATGCCCATATTTGCGGTTTATTCGCCCGATAATCCGCATTATATCACCATTAATTTATCTTTTAAATTATTTATAAACCTTTCGGTAATGGTAGGTCTATATAATCTTTTGGGGCGTATTGCAGCGCATTATAAAGGACTGCTTCATTCATAGTGTGCAGCTTTATATCATTCACTACTTTAAGAGGCTCGGTTGTTCCATCGGGATTGCGCTTGCGCTTGTCGGCTTTTGGAATTATGCGCTTTTGAATCGATATCCACAAATTCGGAGGCAATTTCCTAGTTATTCCTTCTTTTAGCTTTATTGGCTTTTGGTATTCATAAAGCATATCCCCTAAGCTTTTAGCATTTTTAGGAACTCCTTTGATTTTTAGTTTTCCATCAAGAAAATAGTATTTTGGGGCAAATGCTTGGAATTCATTATATGCTTCGCTTTTCCACTGCCCTATGCCATTTCCACGGTTGAATGAAATGTCCTCATTTGTTATTATGCTGTCGGTGTCGCAGTAAAAAATTTGCCCAGCTTTTTCTATTCGCTCCTCATATAGCTTCAATCTGCTATAAGCTGATATGTATGCGGATATTATTGGGAATGTATGCGAGGTATCAGGCAACCGCTCCCCACGCACAATTGCAAATCCACTTTTTTCAGTTATCTTATCGCCGTATTTTTCAATTATATTTGGGTCTAAAAATTCTATTTTTTCAAAAACCATGTCATATCGGCGTTCTGCAAATTTCCCATAAAGGGAGTTTAATATTATCTTGTAAAATAGCTTGTCGCTTTCGCTTTGCGCATTATTCTTCTCTTTATAAAAGCGCTCTACAAATTCCTTGAATATATCCAATTTCCTCGTGTATATTATTGTGTCTAGCGCTTTTATCTTATATCCAACTTCAAGCGCTTTTTTAAGTTCCGCATGCGTATAAACCCCAACCCATTTGCCTATTGGGAATAAAAGCTTACCATTATGCTTATAGGGCAGAACTGGGTATTTTATGCCCGATGCCTCTACTTCGCACAAGCTGATGCCAAGATAATTTACCACATCTTCAATATTCCCCTTCATTTTTGCATAGCTTGTCGGGTCAGGAATGTCTTTGAGCATAGATGATGGGTAGGAGCTGTTTATATCCTCATAAATTATTCCATTCTTTTTCCTATAATCAAATACTTCACATCTTCCCCCATAATATGCCAGTCTTTCAATATCGTTTATGTAATTGCCCCGCGTAGGAATAGGTTTTTTCAGGCATGCTGATTGGAATATTTTAAGTGACATGCTTGCTGCGGTGTAGCAGGTGAAGTGCAGCCCCATTTGGCGCATTTTTTCAATCAAGTGCTTGCCCACCATTGCAACAATTTGGGCATCTTTAAGGCAATACTCAAATAGCATAACCCGCACGTCTATGGGGATTTCAGTTAGTTTTTTGTGTGCTATTTGGGCCGTATCAAATTCCATTTTTTGATATCCAAATTTTTTTGCCAAGTCTTTCAGGGGTGATTGGTAGAACTTTAGCGTGTCGACAAAATAATTCTCAAGGTATTTTCCGCCGATAACCCCGTTTGATGTGATTAGCTTTTGTATTGAATTTTCAGGGTAATCTAAGTTATTCAAATCATACTGCAAATTATGTGCGAAGAAATACCGCCGTTCAGAGTGCTTTGCCATAATGAATTTTCGAGCTTCTGCACGTTCTGAAAATAGTCGGGTGCGCCCGTCATTTGCACAATACGCACCCATGCAAATAAATCCGTCGGGTGCGCCTTCTTGGTTGTCTTCAGTATCAATTCCCCATATTTCAGGAAGTTTTATGTTTGATTCTGGCTTTATGGGGCGCATCACCACCACTTCTTTGCATTATCTTTTTCTTTAAATAGGGCGTTATATTTTTCTTCCATTTCTTTGAAATCATCTTCTGGTATTTTTATTTCTACTTTTCTTTTTATGAATTGGCGGTATTTTACTTTGATTATTTTTCCGCTTGTTAGCATGTCAAGCTCATACTCGTCTGTCAATCCAGCAGCAAGCTTCTCCTTTAAGCTTTTCATTCCTAAGCGCACTGCCGTCCTGAATTTCATTTTCCGCTTTGTGTAAAAACGAATCTGCAAATCATAGTATTTCTGTTCGCCTGTTTTGGAGTCAATATATGAAACAACGGTCCATATTGTCGAGTGCTTTGGAATGTATCGCTTTGCCTGCTTTACTTCAAGCGGGTGATATGTTTTGTGCTTGTTTTGCTTGTTCATTATGGGGAATAGGTGAATTCCGCCTGTTTCTGCACGCTCAAAGAAATATTTAGCATCTATTGTTGAGGCCGTTATGTCCCCATAAGGTGTTTTTATTTTCATTTTGCTATATGGTGTTATTTTGCGGTAGGCGTCTTTTAGCGGGTCAAAAACATAATTGTCAAGGTTTTTGACCCTCCTTTTGTATTTCTTGTTCCCCTTGATTATTGTTATCGACTGCATATTGACCGCCTTCCTGTTTCTCATCTGTGGTATTTATACCTTTTACCACCGACGGATTTTCTTGCAATATTTTGCGAACGCTTATTTCCGATATTCCAAGAAGCCTTGATATGTTGGCTTTTGATATTCCAGATTTGTGCAAATCCCTTATTTTTTGGCGTGTTTCTTGGCTTATCTTCAATTTTTCAAGCTTTACCCCATTCTTTTTGAGGTATTTGTATATTGCTACTAAACTAATATTTGTAGTTGCATATATTTCACGCACGGTTTTGCCTTGCTTGTATGCTTCTATTATTTTTTCTTCAATTAGATTTCTCCTTGGCACATGGGCTAGTTTTTTGATGTATTTGCCTGTTAAAGGCAATCCTACTTTGGCAAGTGCTTGCCTTCTTGTTAGCCCATTTTCGGCTATTTCCCTTTTTGCAAGCTCAATTTTTTCCATTTCCTCATTCATTTTTCCACCTCTCTTGATGCTATTGCAATAGATATGGCAAAAATGCCAACAAAGAAAATAAGTTGTTGATAAAAACCGAATATGAGCAGCACTATGTTCATGCTTAATGACGAATAAAAGAATATCCTAAAAAAGTTGGGGCTGTTGTATCCCTTTTTTATTACAGAAACTAACTTATCAATTTTCATTACAAATCACCCCATAAGTGAAGTATGTTTATCACGTGTTTTAGTATGCGCTTTTTAGCTTCGGTTTTGTCAAGCTCTCCAACATAGAACTGCATGCAGGTTTTGTATAAATAATGAGAGCTAGACATTAATGCATATCCGTTGGGCATTTCCTCCTCCATTTTACCACCTCTTTTTTAAAAAAAGGGGCTAAAAGCCCCCTCTTTAAAGCTTTTTTTGCTCAGGTTTTGGAGTATTTTTGTAGCCAAGCAAGCGAAGGTCTCCAATCTTGACTACATAATACTCTTCACCCTTCTTTGTGGTGTTTTTCCACAACCCTCCGACGGATTTATAAACTGTTTCCCCATTTTTTACTTCTGGGGCAACAATCCGTATCTCGGGCTTATTTCCCTTTTTTTCTTCCATTTTTTCACCTCCTAACCTAATTGGTTAGCATGTATTTATCTAGCCAAATCAACCATTGGTATATGATAAAAGAAATAATGGCGTAAACAAGTAATAATGCCCCCTGTGATATATTCCAGGTTGCTGCTGTGTAAGATAATCCAAAGATTATCTGCGTTAAAAATAGCAGCCAGGCATGTTTTTGTTCGTTTTTTAACTTCATATCATCACCCCTAAATTTGCCGCACCAACAGAAGGAGAAGAGGCGCGGGAGTAGCTTTGCCTCCCAGAACCTTCTGTTAGCGCTTTGGTTTTCCGTTTGCGAAAATCGGCGGCTCACGCTGGACGTGAAGCCGACCATTTGAAAAAAAGAATTCTAGCTGGCTTTTTTCAGCCAGCGTTTCTAACTCTTGTATTGTCATATTCTCACCTCCACTTTTTGAGGGCTATGGCTTGCGCTAGCCCTCTTTTAGTTCTACTTGCTCACCTAACCAGCGTACTACTTCACACTCCGCTGGCATCACTTTATTTGGGCTTTCTAAATATAAAAGCCCGTCTGAAGTCCGCTTATGAAAGAAAACAATATCCGTCTCCCATGCTTTTGGGAGAAGGAAGTCTTCTTTTTTCGGCTTTCTCAATAGAACGCACCAGCCGCCGCCGTTGGTGATTAGCCCAACAGCAAGTGCTTCTTGCACTTGCTCCTCGGAGACCTTTCTGGTCTCCAAATATTCTGCAATAAGAAGTTCCCCGTCTTCACGGGGAAGGAGTAGCAGGTATGGAGAACCTGTTTTCCCCACTTTCTTAAACACCTTCACTTTCCAGAAGGTCTTTAAATAACTACCCCTATATAAAAAGGGGTAGTCTAAACGGATTTCGCATTCTAATACCCCTTGCGGGGTAAAGATGGCAGGCTTTGCTCCAAAAGCCTGCCTCATATAGGGTTGTTTCCCTATCTTATCATGACATTTTTTTACAAAAACTAGAGGAACATAGCGTTCCTCATAATCTACTTCATTTTCTTTCATGTCTTCACCTCTTTAAGAGGGCTATGGCTTGCGCTAGCCCTCTTTGTTTTTTCAATCCGCCGCAATTAGGCGGCGGACTCCTATAATTTGCCCTGCTTCATTTCGCAGGGCAGTTGCCCCTGTGTCAGGGGCAAAGACGTCCTTTCTGCCCTTGCAGGCGGAAAGAACAAGAGAAGACACAATATATATTGTGTCATCATTAGGTGCAGGCAAGCCCTGCACTTCGCCCAGCTTCCGCTGGACGACTGGCACACCGTTTAGTGTGCCCACCTCGGTGTAGCTTTCGCTACACCGAGCTACTACCCCAGATGGGGGTAGTTGCAGCTCCTGCCCATCAGGCAGGATTATCTTAACCCCGTGCGGGGTTAAATTAATAAATTCCATGCTTCCACCTCTCAATTTTGCCCGCCCTTCATGGAGCGGGCTTCATGACCATATATTCAATATATACATTTTTAAACTTATCTTCAACACAAAATATATAAATATTACTATTATATTTATCTCTATAACATATAATAAGTTTTATAAATATTAATGTAAAAATAGTATATAATGTTATAATATATATAGTATATATAGGTTATATTATTTTCTAAAAAAGAATTTTCTAATAGTTTCTATCTCCTTCTCTAATTCAGTTGCGCCAGCGCGCATTTCGTCATGGAGTTGGCGCATGATTCTTTTGGCGCTTTTCTCTGCATTCTTATTTTTTGGATTTCCTGCAAATAATAAGCATTCCTGCAAACCTTCACTACTCATTTTTGAGAGAGGCATACTTATTTTTATGGTAGTTCGGGAAAATGGATTATATGCCTCAAATTCCTTTTTCTTTTCGCTCATATTTTCACCTTACCTGTAATATACTCATTATAGAAAATGTAAATTAACCCAAAAATGATAATAGGCACTATAATAGGTAAATAGCTAAAAAACAATTCAAGCAGTATATAATCACTTCTGCCAAATTCCACTGCCTGCTTCACACGTATGTCGTTTTCATCAATCAGCCCAATAGAGTAATCATATAGCGCTGTCTGATAAACAAAAATAAAATATAAAACTAAAATGCCAATTCCTATTAACAAACCACCAATAGTTTTAAGTATCATGTCTTTTTTGGAAAATAAATGGAAACCTGCAAAAAACAAAAATAATGCAATAAGTGCAAATGCGAGCATAATATCACCTATTTTTCCATGCAAAATATAATATAATGCCAACTAAAATAATGAATACAAAAATAGGTGGTATTGCTTGGCTTTCATTTGGCTTTTTAGCATCGGCTACAATTGTGAAGCTTCTAACTTCGCTGTTTACACATTCGCCGTAAATATTGCAAACTTCAAATTGTGTAAAGTATGTTCCAGGGGGAATTGCAAACTGTATGTTATGGTTTGTTGCGTTGTTTAAGGCTGGCACTGTTTTGGTTGCCACTATCACATTTCCATAATTGGATATTGTGCTTTTAAGCGTTTTATTCGTAAATGAAGGATAAAACACGTATTCGGCGGATTGGATTAGATTTTGGGATTGTAGTATTTGGTTGTTTGGAATGGAAAACACGGAATAATTAATTTGCATTGTTGGCTGTGCAACTAAAAATTGGCTTGAAATGGCG comes from the candidate division WOR-3 bacterium genome and includes:
- a CDS encoding DNA polymerase; the encoded protein is MAKHSERRYFFAHNLQYDLNNLDYPENSIQKLITSNGVIGGKYLENYFVDTLKFYQSPLKDLAKKFGYQKMEFDTAQIAHKKLTEIPIDVRVMLFEYCLKDAQIVAMVGKHLIEKMRQMGLHFTCYTAASMSLKIFQSACLKKPIPTRGNYINDIERLAYYGGRCEVFDYRKKNGIIYEDINSSYPSSMLKDIPDPTSYAKMKGNIEDVVNYLGISLCEVEASGIKYPVLPYKHNGKLLFPIGKWVGVYTHAELKKALEVGYKIKALDTIIYTRKLDIFKEFVERFYKEKNNAQSESDKLFYKIILNSLYGKFAERRYDMVFEKIEFLDPNIIEKYGDKITEKSGFAIVRGERLPDTSHTFPIISAYISAYSRLKLYEERIEKAGQIFYCDTDSIITNEDISFNRGNGIGQWKSEAYNEFQAFAPKYYFLDGKLKIKGVPKNAKSLGDMLYEYQKPIKLKEGITRKLPPNLWISIQKRIIPKADKRKRNPDGTTEPLKVVNDIKLHTMNEAVLYNALQYAPKDYIDLPLPKGL
- a CDS encoding ATP-binding protein; this encodes MSFGFFEKLIDEMREEALKNNFVLTPKAIAEALLKFPKAEMDAHLVIGGQNGVGKSYLMLAIAKELLRLKGKDSNLVQAYHDETLNFIFASMPKQIFANLITQTEERIFLIDELKPFFDYKLSQTKIQTHLYNAVEVARFKRHIFIGCARDYTKLDLNYRNAKAQMLIYLFDRVVSFNKRKNAYETRFTYGSVFASNISMEFEDKFMFSMIRGYDMKTTRVLCEKLPTWVGHILVYPPITYGLTKGDLLLYKDMKEYASRQYMQNTEPAPKRAKREISDVEELQDELKKVRL